A window of the Lolium perenne isolate Kyuss_39 chromosome 7, Kyuss_2.0, whole genome shotgun sequence genome harbors these coding sequences:
- the LOC127317598 gene encoding protein H2A.5 produces the protein MAGRKGAERKKAVTRSAKAGLQFPVGRIGRFLKKGRYAQRVGSGGPVYLAAVLEYLAAEVLELAGNAAKDNKKSRIVPRHLLLAIRNDEELGKLLAGVTIANGGVLPNIQSVLLPKKTAEKAAAAAEKESPKKKKKPAAKE, from the exons ATGGCCGGAAGGAAGGGCGCCGAGAGGAAGAAGGCGGTGACGCGCTCCGCCAAGGCCGGGCTCCAGTTCCCCGTCGGCCGCATCGGGCGCTTCCTCAAGAAGGGCCGCTACGCCCAGCGCGTCGGCTCCGGCGGCCCCGTCTACCTCGCCGCCGTCCTCGAGTACCTCGCAGCAGAG GTCCTGGAGCTGGCCGGCAACGCGGCGAAAGACAACAAGAAGAGCCGCATCGTGCCTCGCCACCTGCTGCTCGCCATCCGCAACGACGAGGAGCTCGGCAAGCTGCTCGCCGGCGTCACCATCGCCAACGGCGGGGTGCTGCCCAACATCCAGTCCGTCCTGCTCCCCAAGAAGACCGCCgagaaggccgccgccgccgctgagaaggagtcccccaagaagaagaagaagcccgCCGCCAAGGAGTAG
- the LOC139833577 gene encoding uncharacterized protein, which yields MADKTSAGSSGTGAGEDGGIDDMLMHLELCDDELDDVVLGKTAVAEFRKEARWLAIGKVLTTKSFSAEALFEKMKAIWNLSREPGCREAGKNLYIFQMHCLGDWKKVVHQGPWTFRRCVVMIEEYDGMSDLETVSFTGMYVWAQIHGIPELYRKAVVVDDLARKLGKAKEVQMALKLFYEGNYVRIRVMIDTTKPLMRFVSLSVIGEERMKGRDVA from the coding sequence ATGGCGGATAAAACTAGCGCTGGATCCTCTGGCACTGGGGCAGGGGAAGATGGTGGAATTGACGATATGCTGATGCACCTGGAGCTGTGTGATGATGAACTTGATGACGTTGTCCTGGGTAAGACGGCGGTGGCGGAGTTTCGGAAGGAGGCCCGTTGGCTAGCGATTGGTAAGGTCCTGACTACAAAATCGTTTAGTGCAGAGGCGCTCTTCGAGAAGATGAAGGCAATATGGAATTTGTCGCGCGAACCAGGATGTCGTGAGGCGGGCAAAAATTTGTACATCTTCCAGATGCATTGCCTTGGCGACTGGAAGAAGGTTGTGCATCAAGGACCGTGGACTTTTCGCAGATGTGTGGTGATGATTGAGGAATATGACGGTATGTCTGACCTGGAGACGGTATCGTTTACTGGCATGTATGTTTGGGCACAAATTCATGGAATCCCAGAACTGTATAGAAAGGCAGTGGTCGTTGATGATCTCGCCCGAAAGCTGGGTAAAGCAAAGGAGGTACAGATGGCACTGAAACTCTTCTACGAAGGCAATTATGTGCGCATCAGGGTGATGATTGATACAACGAAGCCACTAATGCGTTTCGTTTCTCTGTCGGTGATTGGCGAGGAGAggatgaaaggacgagatgtcgcctag